The following proteins are co-located in the Chaetodon trifascialis isolate fChaTrf1 chromosome 14, fChaTrf1.hap1, whole genome shotgun sequence genome:
- the LOC139342447 gene encoding G-protein coupled receptor 151, with the protein MDIDRPANVSFFDFVGGVQLLQGEDTRTAMPVILIGICVSGAVGNLLVLLIFIRDFRNGKGSEVKALLASLASTDLVILLLCAPVRAITYYKQTWTLGSFVCSTTDWFQHSCVVAKTLILAVTTRAKHTFVPSTATGPLYSPTWIHGALAFVWIVSMMFPIPQMLFASLVQHGRETVCVSQMPVCASDFMSLFYKIYPTATFVVPVIFTLAYYTKTLHSAVNHAPSPQHQSKVILVLLCLSGALGLMLLPEWGTFTWIRLGYNKPPVGLIISAQVLLYACSSISPVILMTMYDDVRQGLIAIWFIATCRGSKQLPSNKCPKTEGNGAEVGANAVANAVSPDKEKTFPDVEHFWTGRRNTQVEEEQDPVPWEREEKML; encoded by the coding sequence ATGGATATTGATCGACCTGCAAATGTCTCCTTTTTTGATTTTGTTGGAGGAGTTCAACTTCTCCAGGGGGAGGACACCAGGACCGCCATGCCTGTCATCCTGATCGGGATCTGCGTGTCGGGAGCAGTTGGGAATTTGCTCGTTTTGCTGATTTTCATCCGTGACTTTAGAAACGGGAAGGGCTCTGAGGTGAAGGCGCTCCTCGCCTCTCTGGCCTCCACGGACTTGGTGATCCTGCTGCTGTGCGCCCCCGTGCGCGCCATCACCTACTACAAGCAGACCTGGACCTTAGGGAGTTTTGTCTGCAGCACCACGGACTGGTTCCAGCACTCGTGTGTGGTCGCAAAAACTTTAATCCTCGCAGTCACCACCAGAGCCAAACACACGTTTGTCCCCAGCACCGCCACGGGGCCCCTGTACAGCCCGACGTGGATTCACGGAGCCCTGGCGTTCGTTTGGATTGTGTCGATGATGTTTCCGATTCCCCAGATGCTTTTCGCCTCTTTGGTGCAGCATGGCCGCGAGACTGTGTGCGTCTCTCAAATGCCAGTGTGCGCGTCTGACTTCATGAGTTTGTTCTACAAGATTTATCCAACTGCGACCTTTGTGGTGCCGGTCATCTTCACACTTGCCTACTACACAAAAACGTTGCACTCTGCGGTGAACCACGCGCCCAGCCCGCAGCACCAGAGCAAGGTTATCCTGGTTTTACTGTGTCTGAGCGGCGCACTCGGGCTCATGCTGCTACCTGAGTGGGGGACTTTCACCTGGATCAGGCTCGGGTACAACAAACCTCCTGTGGGTTTGATCATCTCTGCGCAAGTCCTCCTGTACGCATGCAGCTCCATCTCTCCGGTGATCTTGATGACCATGTACGACGACGTGCGCCAAGGACTGATCGCCATCTGGTTCATCGCGACCTGCAGAGGCTCAAAGCAACTCCCCAGCAACAAGTGTCCGAAAACGGAGGGGAACGGGGCAGAAGTCGGAGCCAACGCCGTCGCCAACGCGGTCTCACCGGACAAGGAGAAGACCTTCCCAGACGTGGAGCACTTTTGGACGGGGCGCAGGAACACGCAGGTCGAGGAGGAGCAGGATCCGGTTCcgtgggagagagaggagaaaatgttgtag